The Glycine max cultivar Williams 82 chromosome 12, Glycine_max_v4.0, whole genome shotgun sequence genome window below encodes:
- the LOC100781533 gene encoding uncharacterized protein, which yields METIDAATISSPGRKPNCNAPGSGCYDPRFIGGDGRVFYFHGKTNEHFTLVSDSNLQMNARFIGHRPEGRSRDYTWIQALGILFNSKTFSLEATKTPQWNDELDHFKFTYNGNQVALAEGSLSTWYTEEKDIKVERVASKNGVMVTLKDVAEILVNVVPITKEDDRIHNYQVPSDDCFAHLEVQFRFFALSQKVDGVLGRTYRLDFENPAKPGVAMPVVGGEDKYRTNSLLSPHCGSCVYSQGSSTEKETTPQQVMEYGTLDCTKFSYGLGIVCRK from the coding sequence GTCGCAAGCCAAACTGCAATGCACCAGGATCTGGATGCTATGATCCCCGTTTCATTGGTGGGGATGGTAGAGTCTTCTACTTCCACGGAAAAACCAACGAACACTTCACCTTAGTTTCCGATTCCAACCTTCAGATGAATGCACGCTTCATCGGACACAGGCCTGAAGGAAGAAGCCGAGACTACACATGGATCCAAGCCCTTGGAATCCTCTTCAACTCCAAAACCTTCTCACTTGAGGCCACCAAGACACCCCAATGGAATGATGAACTTGACCACTTCAAATTCACCTATAACGGGAACCAAGTAGCCCTAGCTGAAGGCTCTCTCTCCACTTGGTACACTGAAGAAAAGGACATAAAGGTGGAAAGAGTGGCAAGCAAGAACGGTGTCATGGTTACACTGAAGGATGTGGCTGAAATATTGGTCAATGTTGTGCCAATAACCAAAGAAGATGACAGAATTCACAACTACCAAGTGCCCTCTGATGACTGTTTTGCTCACTTGGAAGTTCAGTTCAGGTTCTTTGCTTTGTCCCAAAAAGTTGATGGTGTGCTTGGAAGGACTTATAGATTGGATTTTGAGAACCCTGCAAAGCCTGGTGTGGCTATGCCTGTTGTTGGTGGAGAAGACAAGTACAGAACTAACTCATTGCTCTCTCCTCATTGTGGTTCTTGTGTGTACTCACAGGGAAGTTCAACTGAGAAAGAGACCACTCCCCAACAAGTGATGGAATATGGCACCCTTGATTGCACCAAGTTTTCATATGGGTTGGGAATTGTTTGCAGGAAATGA